In Candidatus Cloacimonadota bacterium, a single genomic region encodes these proteins:
- a CDS encoding reverse transcriptase domain-containing protein: MGKKNKNIYHQITAFENLWKAARKARRGKRYKNEVLDFEYNLEKNLFQIKQQLEEENYIFGNYYHFTIIEPKEREIYAAPYRDRVVHHALCNVIEPILDKAMIYDTYACRIDKGTHKALDRAHKFLRTNNWVLKMDIKKYFFTIDHNILLADIHKKIRDEKVMNLISKILDTYKSGSEYYFSFPEDDLFDYGRYRGLPIGNLTSQLLANYFLNKLDRFIKEKLNFKHYIRYMDDFLIFSKDKVRLKHAFEKILTFCNSKRMKLHDKKCQLFPAKNGVKFLGFHLYKNRRRILRENIKRFKKRFKKRCGEYSNGELAWENLLMSLNGWLGYAGNKNNKKIINRILRNIEFSHPEKDIKANFIC, translated from the coding sequence ATGGGCAAAAAGAACAAAAATATCTATCACCAAATAACTGCTTTTGAGAATTTATGGAAAGCAGCCAGAAAAGCCAGAAGAGGAAAAAGATATAAAAATGAAGTTTTGGATTTTGAATATAATTTGGAGAAGAATCTATTTCAAATAAAACAGCAATTAGAAGAAGAGAATTATATTTTCGGGAATTACTATCATTTTACGATAATCGAACCAAAAGAAAGGGAAATCTATGCCGCACCTTATCGAGATAGAGTAGTTCATCACGCTTTATGTAATGTTATCGAGCCGATTTTAGATAAAGCGATGATATATGATACTTATGCCTGTCGTATAGATAAAGGAACTCATAAAGCTTTGGATAGAGCACACAAATTTTTACGAACAAATAATTGGGTGCTGAAAATGGATATAAAGAAATATTTTTTTACGATTGATCATAATATTCTTTTGGCAGATATACATAAGAAAATTCGTGACGAAAAAGTAATGAATTTGATCAGTAAAATATTAGACACTTATAAAAGTGGTTCAGAATATTATTTTTCATTTCCCGAAGATGATCTTTTTGATTATGGAAGATACAGAGGTTTGCCGATCGGAAATTTGACCAGTCAGTTATTGGCAAATTATTTTCTGAATAAGCTGGATCGTTTCATCAAGGAAAAGTTAAATTTCAAACATTATATTCGCTATATGGATGATTTTCTGATTTTTTCAAAAGATAAGGTTAGATTAAAACATGCATTTGAGAAAATATTAACTTTTTGTAATTCAAAACGCATGAAACTACACGATAAAAAATGTCAATTATTTCCTGCTAAAAATGGTGTCAAATTTCTTGGTTTTCATTTGTATAAAAATAGGCGTAGAATCTTAAGAGAAAATATAAAACGATTTAAAAAGAGATTTAAGAAACGATGTGGAGAATATTCAAATGGTGAGCTTGCTTGGGAAAATTTGCTGATGTCTTTGAATGGTTGGTTAGGATATGCTGGTAATAAAAATAATAAAAAAATAATCAATCGTATTCTGCGGAATATTGAGTTTTCGCATCCGGAAAAAGATATAAAGGCAAATTTTATATGT
- the avd gene encoding diversity-generating retroelement protein Avd — translation MNEVKILPALYDLIVWFSPKLSNYPKKYKYTLGDRILSIKLDILENIIDAKYSGKKKSYFLRKANLQLEKLRFLIRLSKDLQCISIKQYEQTAKRINEIGKMVGGWEKHSKMRNK, via the coding sequence ATGAATGAAGTAAAGATATTACCAGCGTTGTATGATTTAATCGTCTGGTTTTCACCAAAATTAAGTAATTATCCCAAGAAGTATAAATACACGCTTGGCGATAGGATATTAAGCATTAAATTAGATATTTTAGAAAATATCATAGATGCCAAATATTCCGGCAAAAAGAAATCTTATTTTCTTCGGAAAGCAAATTTGCAATTGGAAAAATTGAGATTCTTAATTCGCCTATCTAAAGATTTGCAATGTATATCTATCAAGCAATATGAACAAACAGCAAAAAGAATAAATGAGATAGGTAAGATGGTTGGCGGCTGGGAAAAGCACAGTAAGATGAGAAATAAGTAA